A single region of the Pseudalkalibacillus berkeleyi genome encodes:
- a CDS encoding tyrosine-protein phosphatase: MIDIHCHILPGIDDGASQYEDSMNMAKKAIEEGITTIIATPHHNHHFPNHGLEIENHVARLNEKLKENHIEIEVIQGQEPRITADFIEELNRGEILTLGNQRKYVHIELPSNQVPRHTKSIIFELQLMGITPIIVHPERNTKLTENPDLLFELVNEGALTQVTAASVVGNFGKNIQKFSYQIIEHNLSHFIASDAHNISNRSFHLRGAYEAIEKKFGIKKRYELQENPALLINGESITASTPEPIKRRKILGLF; this comes from the coding sequence ATGATTGATATACATTGTCATATCTTGCCTGGAATTGATGATGGGGCAAGCCAATATGAAGATAGTATGAACATGGCTAAAAAAGCTATAGAAGAAGGTATAACGACCATTATTGCCACCCCTCACCACAATCATCATTTCCCAAACCACGGATTAGAAATTGAGAATCATGTAGCTAGATTAAATGAAAAATTGAAGGAAAACCATATAGAAATAGAAGTGATTCAAGGACAAGAACCTAGAATTACAGCGGACTTTATTGAAGAGTTAAACCGGGGGGAAATCTTAACATTAGGTAATCAAAGAAAGTATGTACATATTGAATTGCCCTCGAACCAAGTTCCAAGACACACTAAGTCTATTATTTTTGAATTACAACTAATGGGGATTACACCAATTATTGTGCACCCTGAACGGAATACGAAATTAACAGAGAATCCAGACTTACTATTTGAGCTCGTCAATGAAGGTGCACTAACACAAGTGACAGCTGCTAGTGTAGTAGGGAACTTCGGGAAAAACATACAAAAGTTCTCATATCAGATTATTGAGCATAATCTAAGTCACTTCATCGCAAGTGACGCACATAATATTTCGAACCGATCCTTTCATTTGCGGGGGGCATATGAAGCGATTGAAAAGAAATTTGGTATTAAAAAACGTTATGAATTGCAAGAGAACCCAGCACTTTTAATAAATGGCGAATCAATAACAGCTAGTACACCAGAACCAATTAAACGACGGAAAATACTTGGACTATTTTAA
- a CDS encoding DUF5317 domain-containing protein — MVFDGILLAILVGFLRKGNLKGFGDLHIKHGWVFPVLLLSQWVIFLLQNKYELLGTVSNYIFIGIYIVGLTLLWVNRKLGLGIWLILIGVLLNFVVMGANGGRMPVSLEAAGVLDPAYGQALQEGYYGKHTPLTEDTKFGFLGDVIPLPEFYPRDQVISIGDIIMNIGIFLFIQMLMVNKLQTRNRWSLLRKGGEEHVS, encoded by the coding sequence ATGGTCTTTGATGGCATTCTTCTTGCAATATTAGTCGGTTTTCTTCGGAAAGGAAACTTGAAAGGATTTGGAGATTTACATATTAAGCATGGTTGGGTGTTTCCAGTCTTATTGCTCTCGCAATGGGTGATCTTCCTACTGCAAAATAAATACGAGCTACTCGGTACTGTAAGTAACTATATATTTATCGGTATTTATATCGTAGGACTCACATTGCTCTGGGTCAATCGAAAGCTCGGTCTCGGCATTTGGCTTATATTGATCGGTGTTCTGTTGAACTTTGTCGTCATGGGTGCAAACGGTGGACGAATGCCTGTTTCACTTGAAGCTGCTGGCGTACTCGATCCTGCATATGGCCAAGCCCTGCAGGAAGGTTATTACGGTAAACATACGCCTTTGACAGAGGATACTAAGTTTGGATTTTTGGGCGATGTCATACCTCTACCTGAGTTTTATCCAAGGGATCAAGTCATTAGTATCGGTGACATCATTATGAATATCGGTATCTTCCTATTCATTCAAATGTTGATGGTGAACAAACTCCAAACACGTAATCGATGGTCATTGTTACGTAAAGGAGGTGAAGAACATGTCAGTTAA
- a CDS encoding YveK family protein: MEETISLKELFDTLKKRFAMILLITVIAIAISGIISYMFLTPIYQSSTQILVNQSNEGQQNYDINQVRTNVEMINTYRVIIKSPTILEKVQQDLGLEESTSQLNNVVTVNSEQNSQVFTVSVQHAEPEMVAEIANSVASTFESEIKTIMNVDNVKILSKAEVPISPIKPSPMLNMAIALVVGLMAGVGLAFLLEYIDNTIKNEQDIEKQLDLPVLGVIAEMNEKQIQQSNRMSKARVGSERFEA; encoded by the coding sequence ATGGAAGAAACGATTAGTTTGAAGGAGTTATTCGACACGTTGAAAAAGCGTTTCGCAATGATTCTATTAATTACAGTTATTGCAATAGCAATCAGTGGGATTATCAGTTATATGTTCTTAACACCAATCTATCAATCTTCAACACAAATACTCGTCAACCAATCAAACGAGGGACAACAAAATTATGACATCAATCAAGTTAGAACAAATGTCGAAATGATTAATACATACCGAGTCATTATTAAGAGCCCGACAATTTTAGAGAAAGTCCAACAAGATCTTGGACTAGAAGAGTCTACGAGCCAATTGAATAATGTCGTTACAGTAAACAGTGAACAAAACTCTCAAGTTTTCACTGTATCGGTTCAACATGCTGAACCTGAAATGGTAGCAGAAATCGCAAATTCTGTAGCAAGTACATTTGAATCTGAAATCAAGACAATTATGAATGTAGATAATGTGAAAATTTTATCGAAAGCAGAAGTCCCAATAAGTCCAATAAAACCGAGCCCAATGCTAAACATGGCAATTGCGTTAGTTGTTGGATTAATGGCTGGTGTCGGCCTTGCATTCTTACTCGAATACATTGATAACACGATTAAAAATGAACAAGATATTGAAAAGCAGTTAGACCTACCGGTACTCGGTGTCATAGCAGAGATGAACGAAAAGCAAATACAACAATCTAACCGAATGAGTAAAGCTAGGGTAGGGAGTGAACGTTTTGAAGCGTAA
- a CDS encoding CpsD/CapB family tyrosine-protein kinase, with amino-acid sequence MKRKQKRAVRDFKERSLITHYNSKSPISEQYRTIRSNIHFSSIDEEYRTLMVTSSGPGEGKSTTTANLAVVMAQQGKRVLLIDADLRKPTAHYTFRVSNAKGLTNVLTKQTTLLETVTQTEVERLHILPSGPVPPNPAELLGSRMMQEMTKEALNDFDLIIFDTPPVLAVTDAQILANTCDGVVLVVGSGVTENEAAQKSKELLVSAKAKLLGVVLNRKKMSDKNYYYYYGN; translated from the coding sequence TTGAAGCGTAAACAGAAAAGAGCGGTAAGAGATTTTAAAGAGCGTAGCTTAATTACACACTATAATTCAAAGTCCCCGATCTCAGAACAATATCGTACAATCCGTTCCAATATTCACTTTTCATCAATTGATGAGGAGTATCGAACACTGATGGTGACATCCTCAGGTCCAGGAGAAGGCAAATCCACTACAACAGCAAACCTTGCCGTCGTTATGGCGCAGCAAGGAAAACGCGTATTGTTAATTGACGCAGATTTAAGAAAACCTACAGCACACTATACATTCAGGGTGAGTAATGCTAAAGGTCTTACGAATGTATTGACGAAACAAACGACCTTACTTGAAACAGTTACACAAACGGAAGTAGAACGCTTACACATTTTGCCAAGTGGTCCAGTACCACCAAATCCTGCTGAATTACTAGGATCTAGAATGATGCAAGAAATGACGAAAGAAGCATTAAATGATTTTGATCTAATCATATTCGACACACCTCCAGTACTAGCGGTTACAGATGCGCAAATACTCGCCAATACATGCGATGGTGTCGTCTTGGTAGTTGGAAGTGGTGTAACGGAAAATGAGGCAGCTCAGAAATCTAAAGAGTTACTCGTTTCAGCAAAAGCGAAATTACTAGGTGTTGTATTAAACCGTAAAAAGATGAGCGATAAAAATTATTACTATTATTATGGAAATTAG
- a CDS encoding UDP-glucose dehydrogenase family protein produces the protein MKIAVVGTGYVGLVTGVSLAEIGHQVTCIDIDHEKVKKMKAGISPIYEPGLEEMMQRNIEAGRLTFTSNYSRGVKSAEVVYIAVGTPQNEDGSANLTYLEEAVKSVATQITQSIFLVIKSTVPVGTNNYMKQYVKKHLKEDVKVEVVSNPEFLREGSAVRDTFEGDRIVIGTDSKKAAELMEEVNRPFNIPIYKTDMRSAEMIKYASNAFLATKISFINEISNICEKTGANVEDVAKGMGMDQRIGNQFLQAGIGYGGSCFPKDTKALVQLAGNVEHNFELLKSVIKVNNYQQKLLVEKAMKRLGSLKGKKIAVLGLSFKPNTDDVRESASIHVVNELISQDASVVAYDPIANENAKELLPPSTIFAESISDAIINADCALILTDWKEIIKFPLQHYQEEMSYPLIFDGRNCYALESAKVAELEYHSIGRPIINETRTSSM, from the coding sequence ATGAAAATTGCGGTAGTTGGAACAGGATACGTAGGTCTTGTCACTGGTGTTAGCTTGGCGGAAATTGGGCATCAAGTGACATGTATCGATATTGACCATGAAAAAGTTAAAAAAATGAAAGCGGGAATCTCACCGATTTATGAGCCAGGATTAGAAGAAATGATGCAAAGGAATATCGAAGCTGGTCGATTAACGTTTACCTCTAATTACAGTAGAGGTGTAAAATCTGCTGAAGTTGTTTATATTGCTGTAGGAACACCTCAAAATGAAGACGGCTCAGCTAATCTCACTTACTTGGAGGAAGCAGTTAAATCAGTTGCAACTCAAATAACACAATCGATTTTCCTTGTTATTAAAAGCACAGTACCAGTAGGAACAAACAATTATATGAAGCAATATGTAAAAAAACACTTAAAAGAAGATGTGAAAGTAGAGGTTGTTTCCAATCCAGAGTTCCTGAGAGAAGGATCAGCTGTTAGAGATACGTTCGAAGGAGACCGCATCGTAATCGGAACGGATTCAAAGAAAGCAGCTGAATTAATGGAGGAAGTCAATCGACCATTTAACATTCCGATATACAAAACGGACATGAGAAGTGCTGAAATGATTAAATATGCTTCTAATGCTTTTTTGGCTACAAAGATCAGTTTTATAAATGAAATATCAAACATATGTGAGAAAACTGGGGCAAATGTGGAAGATGTTGCGAAAGGTATGGGGATGGACCAACGAATCGGTAATCAGTTCTTACAAGCCGGAATTGGTTATGGGGGCTCCTGCTTTCCAAAAGATACAAAAGCGCTCGTTCAACTAGCCGGTAACGTCGAGCATAATTTTGAACTTCTGAAATCTGTCATCAAGGTAAACAACTATCAACAAAAATTACTCGTTGAAAAAGCCATGAAACGGCTCGGTTCTTTAAAAGGAAAGAAAATAGCTGTCTTGGGACTTTCCTTTAAACCAAACACGGACGATGTTAGAGAGTCTGCGTCCATTCATGTTGTTAATGAGCTCATATCTCAAGATGCTTCTGTGGTTGCTTACGACCCGATTGCAAATGAAAATGCGAAAGAATTACTTCCGCCATCAACAATTTTTGCTGAATCAATTAGTGATGCAATAATTAATGCTGATTGTGCTTTGATTCTCACTGACTGGAAAGAAATCATCAAATTTCCATTACAACATTATCAGGAAGAAATGAGTTATCCACTTATATTTGATGGACGTAATTGTTATGCATTAGAGTCAGCAAAAGTTGCTGAATTAGAGTACCATTCCATTGGCCGCCCCATCATTAATGAAACTAGAACTTCTAGCATGTAA